In Mytilus trossulus isolate FHL-02 chromosome 14, PNRI_Mtr1.1.1.hap1, whole genome shotgun sequence, a genomic segment contains:
- the LOC134697957 gene encoding uncharacterized protein LOC134697957, which translates to MGLKADQGTLHTMGDKMDDKIQEEFEKMESEFKKQMDERMSKLQLEKDDAMFKMKLKVNFKEILTTINSKELAEYLPLADSDKKVINSCLGRIKANKELMEIIRYRGLDTYKEFMHVLRQHHLNLANKIDDTKDSEYQEELEEELEKIYNEKIPESVRKFHDSITQEWKVNENMIIETKVSMDAFKRLEKENCICLVGRPGSGKSSIIRHVALKFVEDYAVEDFDIIPIVIEPSTLLQYYNEKRNQIFLLDDFCGKDKVNNQILDVWKLHIENILKIINQNECFAHETQKARTKRTKILVSCNTSVYDSNKFEPLKNHLDAYVFKLFEFSLTPEERETMIEKYAPNVEGKDYRQEEKSSNKFDFPLLCKLSKGKSIDEINELFSDPIKSIKDDLKKVQKGDRFQFCAIAICTLCNNKLETKWLNLNCETNDNRIKRAVAEMCLEFNIDLNIPNDFKSIQDQFDKQMDWLSKSGDTYHHIHDEIFHIASILCGKTYQRCFINHAPSSFIANRFNFQDHCEGLITLKIKYQKLYFDRLFRDLENGFNYSTFQNIQLKNENYRKAFIEYCWNREFKFKEILENLKQNSVKMNIKSKTVKDKPPLRRKDTGLNLLDLKAPLIDCSCQGFDDMVHLLLQMNYDVNEQDSFGRSALFVASAKGHIEVVKRLVEHEPKTNKDNIENEVDKQIKVNINICDNKKRTPLHVACAERKTSVVKYLIQKDADIFAVDEDGYSPLHMACVSGDKDIVEHLLTIYIGKRKETELEKKDNLGKTPIILAASKGENEIVELLLLYKSNISATDKRGLTALLDASLNGFSRTAKVLIEKNANIYHVDNDGRTALFIACEKGYPKIVEMLVKINQDIIAMCDWHKKSPFYIACAKGRLTIANMLFECGADINLLDEDEKSPIYAACQRGHEKIVQFLLEKGAKIDTSDSHDNLPLHIACKGGYLNIVQLLSQNHTHYITVPNQWNEKAIDVAQKQGHKDIVCYLNEQEIKLNSANTETTSVVTNNS; encoded by the exons gtacaTTACATACTATGGGAGATAAAATGGATGACAAAATACAAG AAGAATTTGAGAAGATGGAGAGTGAATTTAAGAAACAAATGGACGAAAGAATGTCAAAATTGCAGCTGGAAAAGG ATGATGCCATgttcaaaatgaaattgaaagttAACTTCAAAGAAATACTTACCACAATAAATAGCAAGGAATTAGCAGAATATCTACCATTAGCTGATTCCGataaaaaagtaattaattcaTGTCTAGGACGGATTAAAGCAAATAAAGAATTGATGGAAATTATTCGTTATCGTGGACTTGATACCTACAAGGAGTTTATGCATGTGCTTCGCCAACACCATTTAAACCTTGCAAATAAGATTGACGACACAAAAG ACAGTGAATATCAAGAAGAACTTGAAGaagaattagaaaaaatatacaatgaaaAGATACCTGAAAGCGTGAGAA AGTTTCATGACAGTATAACTCAGGAGTGGAAAGTGAATGAGAATATGATAATTGAAACAAAAGTATCAATGGATGCGTTTAAGCGTTTAGAAAAAGAGAATTGCATTTGTCTTGTAGGTCGTCCTGGAAGTGGGAAGTCATCAATAATTCGTCACGTTGCATTAAAGTTTGTTGAGGATTACGCAGTTGAAGACTTTGATATTATTCCCATAGTAATAGAACCATCAACTTTGTTACAATATTATAACGAGAAGCgaaatcagatttttttattagatgaCTTTTGTGGGAAAGACAAAGTAAATAATCAAATCCTAGATGTATGGAAATTgcatattgaaaatattttaaagatcatAAATCAAAATGAGTGCTTTGCGCACGAAACACAAAAGGCTAGAACAAAAAGAACAAAGATTCTGGTTTCTTGTAACACAAGCGTTTATGACAGCAATAAGTTTGAACCATTGAAAAATCATCTTGATGCGTACGTCTTTAAGctatttgaattttctttgacACCCGAGGAGAGAGAAACAATGATCGAGAAATACGCTCCAAACGTAGAAGGAAAAGATTATAGGCAAGAAGAAAAATCTTCGAACAAATTCGATTTCCCACTTCTTTGCAAGTTGTCAAAAGGAAAAAGTATTGACGAAATTAATGAACTCTTTTCTGATCCAATCAAAAGTATCAAAGATGActtaaaaaaagttcagaaaGGCGACAGATTTCAGTTTTGTGCTATAGCTATATGTACTTTATGcaataacaaacttgaaactaAATGGCTTAACCTTAACTGTGAGACTAACGATAATCGCATTAAGAGAGCCGTTGCTGAAATGTGTTTAGAATTCAACATAGATCTAAATATTCCTAATGACTTCAAGAGTATTCAAGATCAGTTCGATAAGCAAATGGATTGGCTAAGTAAGTCTGGTGACACTTATCATCATATCCATGACGAAATATTCCATATTGCGTCAATATTATGTGGAAAGACATATCAACGATGCTTTATAAATCATGCACCAAGCTCTTTTATAGCCAATAGATTCAATTTTCAAGACCACTGTGAAGGCTTGATAACTCTGAAAATTAAAtaccaaaaactgtattttgatCGATTATTTAGAGACTTAGAAAATGGGTTTAATTATAGCACATTTCAAAACATTCAGCTCAAAAACGAGAATTACAGAAAAGCGTTTATCGAATATTGCTGGAACAGGGagttcaaatttaaagaaatccTTGAGAACCTTAAGCAAAACTCTGTCAAAATGAACATCAAAAGTAAAACCGTCAAGGACAAACCTCCACTTCGTCGAAAAGACACTGGCTTAAATTTGTTGGATTTAAAAGCGCCGTTGATTGATTGTTCCTGTCAAGGTTTTGATGACATGGTTCATCTTTTACTGCAGATGAATTATGACGTGAATGAACAAGATTCCTTTGGAAGATCCGCATTATTTGTTGCGTCTGCAAAAGGTCACATTGAAGTTGTTAAAAGGTTGGTAGAACATGAACCCAAAACCAATAAAGACAATATCGAAAATGAAGTggataaacaaattaaagtcaATATCAACATATGCGACAATAAGAAAAGAACTCCATTACACGTAGCATGTGCAGAAAGGAAAACCTCCGtagtcaaatatttaattcagAAAGACGCTGATATTTTTGCAGTTGATGAAGATGGATATTCTCCTCTTCATATGGCTTGTGTGTCGGGAGACAAAGATATTGTTGAACATCTGTTAACAATATACATAGGAAAACGGAAGGAAACAGaactagaaaaaaaagacaatctCGGAAAAACACCTATTATTCTGGCTGCGTCAAAGGGTGAAAATGAAATAGTTGAATTATTGCTGCTTTACAAGTCAAATATCAGTGCAACCGACAAAAGAGGACTCACCGCACTTCTGGATGCGAGTTTGAATGGATTTTCAAGAACGGCGAAAGTTCTCAtcgaaaaaaatgcaaatatttaccATGTAGATAATGATGGACGCACTGCTTTATTCATTGCCTGTGAGAAAGGATATCCCAAAATAGTagaaatgttagttaaaataaATCAGGATATTATTGCTATGTGTGATTGGCATAAAAAATCTCCATTTTATATAGCATGCGCCAAAGGGCGATTAACAATCGCAAACATGTTATTTGAGTGCGGCGCTGATATCAATTTGTTGGATGAAGACgaaaaatcaccaatatatgctGCTTGCCAGAGAGGACATGAGAAAATCGTACAATTTCTGTTAGAGAAAGGTGCTAAAATTGATACATCCGACAGTCATGACAACTTGCCCCTACACATCGCCTGTAAGGGTGGATATTTAAATATAGTGCAATTGTTATCACAAAACCATACACATTATATTACCGTTCCAAACCAATGGAACGAGAAAGCAATAGATGTAGCACAAAAACAGGGTCATAAGGACATCGTATGTTATTTGAATGAACAGGAAATCAAACTTAATAGCGCAAACACGGAAACAACAAGTGTTGTGACAAATAattcataa